A region from the Sandaracinus amylolyticus genome encodes:
- a CDS encoding porin: MGAPARPAHAQSATIEIEEDDQEIVVPASSPPPAAAAETPPPAEPSEVEQLRAELAALRERLDTIDAERTREAAAPPEAVVAPAEPVAPDSPSLGVPAQLQRWGFSLSGYVQAQYEWSDLSEDQLLQGGVVLNRNRFSIRRGRIRLAGEWEHVAFEIELDGSTTRGPFFGLRRTTVSALLRSPDSGLPPFVELSAGLTEIPFGHEVRQSQRDWLFMERSLGSLAFFRGPLDLGVRAQGGVGVLRYDVAVMGGTPLDDRAGQGFAVDPTSVPDVVGRVGVETVNERDFELAGGVSFLWGTGFHPGQDAVKGRLEWRDLNESGTLDTGEIVAIPGRAATPSLTFERWGVNLDAHAGVRTPIGWTRLFVEATLASNLDRSMFVADPIETGFDVRHLSAYAALTQEIFDWGLLGLRYDYYDPNSDLVDQRRGLSVPADASIHTFSPLVGVRLPPEVAPGFAGRLVFQYDAILDALGRDARGVPADLRNDQFTVRVQGEFR, from the coding sequence GTGGGGGCACCCGCGAGACCAGCGCACGCGCAGTCCGCGACCATCGAGATCGAAGAGGACGATCAGGAGATCGTCGTCCCCGCGTCGTCCCCGCCTCCCGCTGCTGCTGCCGAGACGCCGCCTCCTGCCGAGCCGAGCGAGGTCGAGCAACTGCGCGCCGAGCTCGCGGCGCTGCGCGAGCGACTCGACACGATCGACGCCGAACGTACGCGCGAAGCGGCCGCGCCCCCCGAAGCGGTCGTTGCGCCGGCGGAGCCCGTCGCGCCCGACAGCCCGAGCCTCGGCGTGCCCGCGCAATTGCAGCGCTGGGGCTTCTCGCTCAGCGGCTACGTCCAGGCCCAGTACGAGTGGAGCGATCTCAGCGAGGACCAGCTGCTCCAGGGCGGCGTGGTGCTCAATCGCAATCGATTCTCCATTCGCCGCGGGCGAATCCGGCTCGCAGGAGAGTGGGAGCACGTCGCGTTCGAGATCGAGCTCGATGGGAGCACGACGCGCGGGCCCTTCTTCGGACTGCGACGCACGACGGTGTCGGCGCTGCTCCGCAGTCCGGATTCCGGACTGCCACCCTTCGTCGAGCTCTCCGCCGGTCTGACCGAGATCCCGTTCGGTCACGAGGTGCGGCAGAGCCAGCGCGACTGGCTCTTCATGGAGCGCTCGCTCGGCTCGCTCGCGTTCTTCCGCGGTCCGCTCGATCTCGGGGTGCGCGCGCAGGGCGGCGTCGGCGTGCTCCGTTACGACGTCGCGGTGATGGGCGGCACGCCGCTCGACGACCGCGCTGGACAGGGTTTCGCGGTGGATCCCACCTCGGTGCCCGACGTCGTCGGTCGCGTCGGAGTCGAGACCGTGAACGAGCGCGACTTCGAGCTCGCGGGCGGTGTCTCGTTCCTCTGGGGCACCGGCTTCCACCCCGGACAGGACGCGGTGAAGGGTCGCCTCGAGTGGCGTGATCTGAACGAGAGCGGGACCCTCGACACCGGCGAGATCGTCGCGATCCCGGGCCGCGCCGCGACTCCGTCGCTCACGTTCGAGCGCTGGGGCGTGAACCTCGACGCGCACGCCGGCGTGCGGACCCCGATCGGTTGGACGCGGCTCTTCGTCGAGGCGACGCTCGCGAGCAACCTCGATCGCTCGATGTTCGTCGCGGACCCGATCGAGACCGGGTTCGACGTGCGGCACCTCTCCGCGTACGCCGCGCTCACCCAAGAGATCTTCGACTGGGGCCTGCTCGGGCTCCGATACGACTACTACGATCCGAATTCGGATCTGGTCGATCAGCGGCGTGGTCTGTCGGTCCCCGCGGACGCCTCGATCCACACGTTCTCTCCGCTCGTCGGAGTGCGCCTCCCGCCCGAGGTCGCGCCGGGGTTCGCAGGCCGTCTGGTGTTCCAGTACGACGCGATCCTCGACGCGCTCGGACGCGACGCGCGCGGCGTCCCCGCGGATCTGCGAAACGACCAATTCACGGTGCGCGTGCAGGGAGAATTCCGATGA
- a CDS encoding MotA/TolQ/ExbB proton channel family protein, with the protein MDIVESLLRVALLGSSWVLWLLLALSVVSFAAMAERWVFFRRNRAGGEALRRSLSKALHEDDEDALSKALISNPSVEADVLRAALEWRRGGPEAFSDAVESEIGRARAQLERSMTLLGTLGNNAPFIGLFGTVLGVIEAFHHLSDGSGEAAMGNVMSGIAEALVATGVGIFVAIPAVVAYNVAQKKIADVENDVQALAKLVSAWLRAGGEPHARRAPARVREDVRGELALAEAE; encoded by the coding sequence ATGGACATCGTCGAATCCCTCCTCCGCGTCGCGCTGCTCGGCTCGAGCTGGGTGCTCTGGCTGCTGCTCGCGCTCTCCGTCGTGTCGTTCGCCGCGATGGCGGAGCGCTGGGTGTTCTTCCGGCGCAACCGCGCAGGCGGCGAAGCGCTCCGTCGCTCGCTCTCGAAGGCGCTGCACGAGGACGACGAAGACGCGCTCTCGAAGGCGCTGATCTCGAATCCGTCGGTCGAGGCCGACGTGCTACGCGCAGCGCTCGAGTGGCGTCGCGGTGGGCCCGAGGCGTTCTCCGACGCGGTCGAGAGCGAGATCGGCCGCGCACGCGCGCAGCTCGAGCGCAGCATGACGCTGCTCGGCACGCTCGGGAACAACGCGCCGTTCATCGGTCTCTTCGGCACGGTGCTCGGCGTCATCGAGGCGTTCCATCACCTCTCGGACGGCTCCGGCGAAGCCGCGATGGGCAACGTCATGAGCGGCATCGCGGAGGCGCTCGTCGCGACGGGCGTCGGCATCTTCGTCGCGATCCCCGCGGTCGTCGCCTACAACGTCGCGCAGAAGAAGATCGCCGACGTCGAGAACGACGTGCAGGCGCTCGCGAAGCTGGTGAGCGCGTGGCTGCGCGCGGGCGGCGAGCCACACGCGCGTCGCGCGCCGGCGCGCGTGCGCGAGGACGTTCGTGGCGAGCTCGCGCTCGCGGAGGCCGAGTGA
- a CDS encoding energy transducer TonB, translating into MAKNRIVLLYVGSLLAHGVLAAAVSAIEPPARVETVRITMREAPPPPPEPVEPPPPPPEPEAPPPPPPEAAPEPAPPPRPRAEPPPEAAPPPPPMPAAAPLDFGVAMQGGVGLGGVAVPVGDVHASPTAPREAVTRTASARALEAPQEARAPRAASEDACAEDATRPRPVSMPQPAYTDEARSAQIEGRVRVRIEVDATGAVTSVEVVEGLGHGLDEAATAAVRDARFEPAMRCGEATTATFTISVRFTL; encoded by the coding sequence GTGGCGAAGAATCGCATCGTCCTGCTCTACGTCGGCAGCCTGCTCGCGCACGGCGTGCTCGCGGCCGCGGTCTCCGCGATCGAGCCTCCGGCGCGCGTGGAGACCGTGCGCATCACGATGCGCGAGGCGCCTCCTCCGCCGCCCGAGCCCGTCGAGCCGCCGCCTCCGCCGCCCGAGCCCGAGGCGCCCCCGCCGCCGCCGCCCGAGGCTGCGCCCGAGCCGGCGCCTCCGCCGCGCCCGCGCGCCGAGCCGCCGCCCGAGGCTGCACCGCCTCCGCCGCCGATGCCCGCGGCCGCGCCGCTCGACTTCGGCGTCGCGATGCAGGGCGGCGTGGGGCTCGGTGGCGTCGCGGTGCCCGTCGGCGACGTGCACGCGAGCCCGACCGCGCCCCGCGAGGCGGTCACCCGCACCGCGAGCGCGCGCGCGCTCGAGGCGCCGCAGGAAGCGCGCGCGCCGCGCGCCGCGAGCGAGGACGCGTGCGCCGAGGACGCGACGAGGCCGCGCCCGGTCTCGATGCCGCAGCCGGCCTACACCGACGAGGCGCGCAGCGCGCAGATCGAAGGCCGCGTGCGCGTGCGCATCGAGGTCGACGCGACCGGCGCGGTCACGAGCGTCGAGGTCGTCGAGGGCCTCGGCCACGGCCTCGACGAGGCGGCGACCGCAGCGGTGCGCGACGCGCGCTTCGAGCCCGCGATGCGCTGCGGCGAGGCGACGACCGCGACGTTCACGATCTCGGTGCGGTTCACGTTGTGA
- a CDS encoding YfaP family protein: protein MSAAVRTATLIGILALAACTGEVSPVGVEEPIVVHGAALRRGEELPGAAELEEGPRVTAIETTGGIWAQGQLDRTLQGRATEETWAIGVEIDGLGSGYWSLPVGALDPAFPGERVWAVELDVSGGLPPGLHTLRVVAIDEEGRGGAWSELDVCVTDPRVADNFNACDPTLPPPAAVIAVTWDEDVDLDLAIVTPDGKTVDARHPTTALPDDAGRIPPEALRDPTVGRLDGDSLAACEPDGRNSESLTFQEPPPGGGTYLVYVNLFDACAHASVRFAVTTYAREQTGEGEFRLVRTSQTTGALMSMAANGGAGSPLYVTAVEIP from the coding sequence ATGAGCGCGGCAGTGCGGACTGCCACGCTGATTGGCATTCTCGCGCTCGCCGCGTGCACCGGCGAGGTGAGCCCGGTCGGTGTCGAAGAGCCGATCGTCGTGCACGGCGCAGCGCTGCGCCGCGGCGAGGAGCTGCCCGGCGCCGCCGAGCTCGAAGAGGGCCCGCGGGTCACCGCGATCGAGACGACCGGCGGCATCTGGGCACAGGGTCAGCTCGACCGCACGCTGCAAGGCCGCGCCACCGAGGAGACGTGGGCAATCGGCGTCGAGATCGACGGGCTCGGAAGCGGGTACTGGAGCCTGCCGGTGGGCGCGCTCGACCCCGCGTTCCCCGGCGAGCGCGTGTGGGCGGTGGAGCTCGACGTGAGCGGTGGTCTGCCGCCCGGTCTCCACACGCTGCGCGTCGTCGCGATCGACGAAGAGGGTCGCGGCGGCGCGTGGAGCGAGCTCGACGTCTGCGTCACCGACCCGCGCGTCGCCGACAACTTCAACGCGTGTGATCCGACGCTTCCGCCGCCCGCCGCGGTCATCGCGGTGACGTGGGACGAGGACGTCGATCTCGATCTCGCCATCGTCACGCCCGACGGAAAGACCGTCGACGCGCGTCACCCCACCACCGCGCTGCCCGACGACGCGGGGCGCATCCCGCCCGAGGCGCTGCGCGATCCGACCGTCGGGCGGCTCGACGGCGACTCGCTCGCGGCGTGCGAGCCCGATGGTCGCAACAGCGAGAGCCTCACGTTCCAGGAGCCGCCGCCCGGCGGCGGCACGTACCTCGTGTACGTGAACCTGTTCGACGCGTGCGCGCACGCGAGCGTGCGATTCGCGGTGACGACCTACGCGCGCGAGCAGACCGGAGAAGGCGAGTTCCGACTCGTCCGGACGAGCCAGACGACTGGCGCGCTGATGTCGATGGCGGCGAACGGCGGAGCGGGCAGTCCGCTCTACGTCACGGCCGTCGAGATTCCTTGA
- a CDS encoding TonB family protein, whose amino-acid sequence MIALFVATLIAAALAPLTAHAQERPAGPQLTRAPELVQFVEAEYPPEARETGIEATVVLQITIDATGAVTEAVVIESAGDAFDAAAITAARQFRFTPAEVDGVPAAIRISYAYRFTLEEETPPPPTTGTLTGIVRDRRSRAPIAGVTITIENGASSVTDAEGRFALSDLAPGVVVLSLSGERLTALRTEETIAAGERLEVAYDVTLRDPEDEQSEADADDLEIVVVAPALRREVVSTRVEAEEARRVPGTGGDVLRVVESLPGVARSSVGTGQLVVWGASPEDTRVYVDGVRIPRLYHEGGLRSVIASDLVESLDLVPGGYGAAYGRGLGGIVTVRTLTPMGDGLHGTVSADLYDVSTTLRGSAGDRWRAAGAARVSWLHLFVEATQGDLGDYVAVPRYWDTQLRAAHQVRPGETIELVHMLGGDRISRGVPSSDPALVTSESRELDFQRLYARWDREGGDGSRSTIVPWVGWDRSLRASRFGDVTTSVASETWLLGLRASHRVRAFDQPGFGLDVEIGVDAEVDVVGLSRQGSIGLPAREGDVRVFGQPPPDRIASDAWEVVQVGAAPYVEGDLAFFDGALHVVPGLRIDPYARTVSRRSPREGDAPDIGLALQDFRAEPRLALRWDPYPFLGFRAAGGLYHQSAVPEDLSATFGNPTLPVGQSWHVLAGTTVRPTPTLGIEVTGFASFSEGLAVRSQDESPLRAQALVAEGWGRAYGVQTLVRLEETEGFSGWVAYTLMRSERQDAAGQPWRLFDYDQTHVLTALLSWTPGGGFEVGARFRYSTGFPRTPVVDAFYDAGRDRWQPLFGERSSVRLPEFVQLDVRVGQRIELGDTRLELWLEVQNVTNQANAEEFVFSPDYTRRDTIRGLPILPVLGLRWTF is encoded by the coding sequence GTGATCGCGCTGTTCGTCGCGACGCTGATCGCCGCCGCCCTCGCTCCGCTCACCGCCCACGCGCAGGAGCGACCCGCCGGGCCGCAGCTGACGCGCGCGCCCGAGCTCGTGCAGTTCGTCGAGGCGGAGTATCCGCCCGAGGCGCGCGAGACCGGCATCGAGGCGACGGTCGTGCTGCAGATCACGATCGACGCGACCGGCGCCGTCACCGAGGCCGTGGTGATCGAGAGCGCCGGCGACGCGTTCGACGCCGCGGCGATCACGGCAGCGCGTCAGTTCCGATTCACACCCGCCGAGGTCGACGGCGTGCCCGCCGCGATTCGCATCTCGTACGCATATCGGTTCACGCTCGAAGAAGAAACGCCACCGCCGCCCACGACTGGCACGCTGACTGGCATCGTCCGCGACCGTCGCAGTCGCGCGCCGATCGCCGGAGTGACCATCACGATCGAGAACGGCGCCTCGTCGGTCACCGACGCCGAAGGACGATTCGCGCTCTCCGATCTCGCGCCCGGCGTCGTCGTGCTCTCGCTCTCGGGCGAGCGCCTCACCGCGCTGCGCACCGAGGAGACGATCGCCGCGGGCGAGCGCCTCGAGGTCGCGTACGACGTCACGCTCCGCGATCCCGAGGACGAGCAGAGCGAAGCCGACGCGGACGATCTCGAGATCGTCGTCGTCGCGCCCGCGCTGCGTCGCGAGGTCGTCTCCACGCGCGTCGAGGCCGAAGAGGCGCGCCGCGTCCCCGGCACCGGCGGTGACGTGCTGCGCGTCGTCGAGAGCCTGCCCGGCGTCGCGCGCTCGTCCGTCGGCACCGGCCAGCTCGTCGTGTGGGGCGCGTCGCCCGAGGACACCCGCGTCTACGTCGACGGAGTGCGCATCCCGCGCCTCTATCACGAGGGCGGACTGCGCTCGGTGATCGCGTCCGATCTCGTCGAGTCGCTCGATCTCGTGCCCGGCGGGTACGGCGCCGCGTACGGCCGCGGCCTCGGCGGCATCGTCACGGTCCGCACGCTCACGCCGATGGGCGACGGTCTCCACGGCACCGTCTCCGCCGATCTCTACGACGTGTCCACGACACTGCGCGGCTCGGCCGGTGATCGCTGGCGCGCCGCGGGCGCTGCACGCGTGAGCTGGCTGCACCTCTTCGTCGAGGCCACGCAGGGCGATCTCGGCGACTACGTCGCGGTGCCGCGCTACTGGGACACCCAGCTGCGCGCCGCGCACCAGGTGCGGCCCGGCGAGACCATCGAGCTCGTGCACATGCTCGGCGGCGATCGCATCTCGCGCGGCGTGCCGAGCAGCGATCCCGCGCTCGTCACGTCGGAGTCGCGCGAGCTCGACTTCCAGCGCCTCTACGCGCGCTGGGATCGCGAGGGCGGCGACGGCAGCCGCAGCACGATCGTGCCCTGGGTCGGTTGGGATCGGAGCCTGCGCGCGAGCCGCTTCGGCGACGTGACGACGTCGGTCGCGAGCGAGACGTGGCTCCTCGGCCTGCGCGCGAGCCATCGCGTGCGCGCATTCGATCAGCCGGGCTTCGGGCTCGACGTCGAGATCGGTGTCGACGCCGAGGTCGACGTCGTCGGGCTCTCGCGACAGGGCTCGATCGGCCTGCCGGCGCGCGAAGGCGACGTGCGCGTGTTCGGCCAGCCTCCGCCCGATCGCATCGCGTCGGACGCGTGGGAGGTCGTGCAGGTCGGCGCGGCACCGTACGTCGAGGGCGACCTCGCGTTCTTCGACGGCGCGCTGCACGTCGTGCCCGGGCTGCGCATCGATCCCTACGCACGCACCGTCAGCCGTCGCTCGCCGCGCGAGGGCGACGCTCCCGACATCGGGCTCGCGCTGCAGGACTTCCGCGCCGAGCCGCGCCTCGCGCTGCGCTGGGACCCTTACCCGTTCCTCGGATTCCGTGCCGCGGGCGGCCTCTATCATCAGTCCGCGGTCCCCGAGGATCTGAGCGCGACGTTCGGCAATCCCACGTTGCCAGTCGGGCAGTCGTGGCACGTGCTCGCGGGCACGACGGTGCGCCCGACTCCGACGCTCGGCATCGAGGTCACCGGGTTCGCGTCGTTCTCGGAAGGGCTCGCGGTGCGCAGCCAGGACGAGTCGCCGCTGCGCGCGCAGGCGCTCGTCGCCGAGGGCTGGGGCCGCGCGTACGGCGTGCAGACGCTCGTGCGACTCGAGGAGACCGAGGGCTTCTCGGGATGGGTCGCGTACACGCTGATGCGCTCGGAGCGGCAGGACGCAGCGGGCCAGCCATGGCGTCTGTTCGACTACGATCAGACTCACGTGCTGACTGCCCTGCTCTCCTGGACGCCGGGCGGCGGTTTCGAGGTCGGCGCGCGATTCCGATACTCCACGGGATTCCCGCGCACGCCCGTCGTGGACGCGTTCTACGACGCGGGGCGCGATCGCTGGCAGCCGCTCTTCGGCGAGCGCAGCAGCGTCCGACTGCCGGAATTCGTGCAGCTCGATGTGCGCGTGGGCCAGCGCATCGAGCTCGGAGACACGCGCCTCGAGCTCTGGCTCGAGGTGCAGAACGTCACGAACCAGGCGAACGCCGAGGAATTCGTGTTCTCCCCCGACTACACCCGCCGCGACACGATCCGCGGACTGCCGATCCTGCCGGTGTTGGGACTGCGATGGACGTTCTGA
- a CDS encoding DUF1592 domain-containing protein → MTRVLLIALCGALAGCLGQIGGPAAGPDGVPTDRPPTDEPDPPVVPPVDPTARCETSEVGPPLLRRLTRGEIDRTLRTVFPEIAGEWSGVRLGPDLNQTGFTNNATALVVGNQTARDLLETAEDVATLMTRPATLSATLPCASSGDAGCAGQLVDRYGARLFRRPLTSDERSRYVALHQRVSGESDFATGAKWTLVAMIQSPHAVYRSEIGGGAGFAAGDTRELDAYELASQLSYTFGGSPPDDALLAMARSGGLVDPAVRIAEARRLLETPGGHAVVQQFFREHFRYENVASQTKEHVGEAFAQVRGAMVDETSRFVDEVLYERDGDLTELLTADYTIADPPLAAFYGFAAPAGATPSLITRPEGRGIGLLAQGSILAGTSNVTHSSPTNRGLLVFERLLCQVRRPPPPGVSTQLEPAEGRTTRERIETVHTRDAFCASCHSQFDPIGFGFEHYDEAGRYRELEAGIAVDASGSIPQTGAMFVGQEELARALAASEDVAVCVSGQMTLYAYGGGGQVECLGEGARQALLDGEVGILEFLAALAAEPHFTSRRVR, encoded by the coding sequence ATGACGCGCGTGCTGCTCATCGCGCTGTGTGGCGCGCTCGCGGGATGTCTCGGCCAGATCGGCGGTCCTGCGGCAGGGCCCGACGGTGTGCCGACCGATCGTCCACCGACCGACGAGCCCGATCCCCCGGTGGTCCCGCCGGTCGATCCCACCGCGCGCTGCGAGACCTCGGAGGTCGGACCGCCGCTGCTGCGTCGGCTCACTCGCGGCGAGATCGATCGCACGCTGCGCACGGTGTTTCCCGAGATCGCGGGCGAGTGGAGCGGAGTGCGCCTCGGGCCCGATCTCAATCAGACGGGGTTCACCAACAACGCCACCGCGCTCGTCGTGGGCAATCAGACTGCGCGCGATCTGCTCGAGACCGCGGAAGACGTCGCGACGCTGATGACGCGCCCCGCGACGCTGAGCGCGACCCTCCCGTGTGCGTCGAGCGGGGACGCGGGGTGCGCAGGTCAGCTGGTGGATCGATATGGAGCGCGCTTGTTCCGTCGCCCCCTGACGAGCGACGAGCGGAGCCGATATGTCGCGCTGCATCAGCGCGTGTCGGGCGAGTCCGACTTCGCCACCGGCGCGAAGTGGACGCTCGTCGCGATGATCCAGTCGCCGCACGCGGTGTATCGCTCGGAGATCGGCGGCGGCGCGGGCTTCGCCGCGGGCGACACCCGCGAGCTCGATGCGTACGAGCTCGCGAGCCAGCTCAGCTACACGTTCGGCGGCAGCCCGCCCGACGACGCACTGCTCGCGATGGCGCGGAGCGGAGGTCTCGTCGATCCCGCGGTGCGCATCGCCGAGGCGCGACGACTGCTCGAGACGCCCGGCGGTCACGCGGTCGTGCAGCAGTTCTTCCGCGAGCACTTCCGCTACGAGAACGTCGCGTCGCAGACCAAGGAGCACGTCGGCGAGGCGTTCGCGCAGGTGCGCGGCGCGATGGTCGACGAGACGAGCCGGTTCGTCGACGAGGTGCTCTACGAGCGCGACGGCGATCTCACGGAGCTGCTCACGGCCGACTACACGATCGCCGATCCGCCGCTCGCCGCGTTCTATGGCTTCGCCGCGCCCGCGGGCGCGACACCGTCGCTGATCACGCGCCCCGAAGGGCGCGGCATCGGGCTGCTCGCGCAGGGCTCGATCCTCGCGGGCACGTCGAACGTCACGCACAGCTCGCCGACGAACCGCGGCCTCCTCGTGTTCGAGCGGTTGCTCTGCCAGGTGCGACGCCCGCCGCCGCCCGGCGTGTCGACGCAGCTCGAGCCCGCCGAGGGGCGCACCACGCGCGAGCGCATCGAGACCGTGCACACGCGCGACGCCTTCTGCGCGTCGTGTCACTCGCAGTTCGATCCGATCGGCTTCGGCTTCGAGCACTACGACGAGGCGGGCCGATATCGCGAGCTCGAGGCGGGCATCGCCGTCGACGCGTCGGGCTCGATCCCGCAGACCGGCGCGATGTTCGTGGGGCAGGAAGAGCTCGCGCGCGCGCTCGCCGCGTCGGAGGACGTCGCCGTGTGCGTGTCGGGCCAGATGACGCTCTACGCGTACGGCGGCGGAGGACAGGTGGAGTGCCTCGGCGAAGGCGCGCGACAGGCGCTGCTCGACGGCGAGGTGGGCATCCTCGAGTTCCTCGCCGCGCTCGCAGCGGAGCCGCACTTCACGTCTCGCCGCGTCCGCTGA
- a CDS encoding TauD/TfdA family dioxygenase, protein MSLSKPRVVSHDRFARIVFGDGRHADFHWIWLRHECALDRHPSTGERTLCSSRIAPDLRAHYAWIDGDALHVRWAGERADRAASRYPLGWLREHAYAPDRDDVEPARTLAELETTLASDEALLPPDWPERLARDGALIARHPTGITGPEHTERLIDQIAAEGLAVITTHFGRIEDLRTDNTTNQNTDQLGYTDAPIDLHTDQPFLDAPPRYQLLHAIRPADEGGESLVSDAHRAARWLAQHDVETYRVLTTTPVRFHRKQKAFERLFTGPILDARSDRFQVRLSPFTMAPHRLPFAEMDAWYRAYARFVRLVEESAVRTTLRAGDVLLYDNHRMLHARTGFRGARWVRGVYFDRGAR, encoded by the coding sequence ATGAGCCTCTCGAAGCCGCGTGTCGTCTCGCACGATCGGTTCGCGCGCATCGTGTTCGGCGACGGCCGTCACGCCGACTTCCACTGGATCTGGCTGCGCCACGAGTGCGCGCTCGATCGTCATCCCAGCACCGGCGAGCGCACGCTCTGCAGCTCCCGCATCGCGCCCGATCTCCGCGCGCACTACGCGTGGATCGACGGCGACGCGCTCCACGTCCGCTGGGCCGGCGAGCGCGCCGATCGCGCCGCGAGCCGCTATCCGCTCGGCTGGCTGCGCGAGCACGCGTACGCGCCCGATCGCGACGACGTCGAGCCCGCGCGCACCCTCGCCGAGCTCGAGACGACGCTCGCCTCCGACGAAGCGCTCCTGCCGCCCGACTGGCCCGAGCGCCTCGCGCGCGACGGCGCGCTGATCGCGCGTCACCCCACCGGCATCACCGGCCCCGAGCACACCGAGCGCCTGATCGATCAGATCGCGGCCGAGGGCCTCGCCGTCATCACGACCCACTTCGGTCGCATCGAGGATCTGCGCACCGACAACACGACGAACCAGAACACCGATCAGCTCGGCTACACCGACGCGCCGATCGACCTGCACACCGATCAGCCGTTCCTCGACGCGCCGCCGCGCTACCAGCTGCTGCACGCGATCCGTCCTGCCGACGAAGGCGGCGAGAGCCTCGTGTCCGACGCGCATCGCGCCGCGCGCTGGCTCGCGCAGCACGACGTCGAGACCTACCGCGTGCTCACGACGACCCCCGTGCGCTTCCACCGGAAGCAGAAGGCGTTCGAGCGCCTCTTCACGGGCCCCATCCTCGACGCGCGGAGCGATCGGTTCCAGGTGCGCCTGTCGCCGTTCACGATGGCGCCGCATCGCCTGCCCTTCGCCGAGATGGACGCGTGGTACCGCGCGTACGCGCGGTTCGTGCGGCTCGTCGAGGAGAGCGCGGTGCGGACCACGCTGCGCGCCGGCGACGTCCTTCTCTACGACAACCATCGCATGCTGCACGCGCGCACCGGGTTCCGCGGCGCGCGCTGGGTGCGCGGCGTCTACTTCGATCGAGGTGCGCGATGA
- a CDS encoding ExbD/TolR family protein, with protein MAATTSSGGRGRRGGGMIVGINVTPMVDVVLVLLVIMMVSATYIVSQSMRVDLPNTATSDGSAASLAAVSIAADGALQFNGEPVDEAALIAGLRDARRRDPELTLIVSADRAAQHGAVVHVLDVARTERITSFAVQVERSE; from the coding sequence ATGGCCGCGACGACGTCGAGCGGAGGTCGTGGGCGCAGGGGTGGCGGGATGATCGTCGGCATCAACGTGACGCCGATGGTCGACGTCGTGCTCGTGCTGCTCGTCATCATGATGGTCTCGGCGACCTACATCGTGTCGCAGAGCATGCGCGTCGATCTGCCGAACACCGCGACCTCCGACGGGAGCGCGGCGTCGCTCGCGGCGGTGAGCATCGCCGCGGACGGTGCGCTGCAATTCAACGGTGAGCCCGTCGACGAGGCCGCGCTGATCGCAGGTCTTCGCGATGCGCGTCGTCGCGATCCCGAGCTGACGTTGATCGTGAGCGCGGATCGCGCGGCGCAGCACGGCGCGGTCGTGCACGTCCTCGACGTCGCGCGGACCGAGCGGATCACCAGCTTCGCAGTGCAGGTCGAGCGGAGCGAGTGA